Sequence from the Flavobacterium sp. TR2 genome:
CTCGTTCCGGGAACAAAATATTTGGTACAGCACAATACAAACAGAGTTTTAGCAAAAGTAGAAAGCATTAAAAATACAATTGCTACAGATTACTCAGGTACGACAGAGGCTTCACAATTAGCCATCAACGAAATTGGAGAAGTAACGATCAAATTAAGCAAACCGTTATATTTTGATTCATACAACGAAAACAAATCAAACGGTGCTTTCATCTTAATCGATACAGCAACAAACACAACAGCAGGAGTAGGATTCATTAGGTAGCTTCGCTGCTTTAAGCTTTAAGCTTTAGGCTTTAAGCTTTTTGCAAGAATGTATAACAAGTTACGCAAGAAAGCCTACAGCTTATTGCCTAAAGCCTACAGCATCAAAAAAAACACAAAGTTAATAAAGCTTATAGCCTAAAGCTTAAAGCCTAAAGCGTAAAAAGAAATGGAAAGTTTTAGAACAGAAATAGAAAATCCGGTAGTTCAGAAGGAGATTATCGAATTAGAAAAAAAGATTCACTTATTCCGTGGAGGAAAAATTGATGATGAGCGTTTTCGCAGTCTTCGTTTGGCTCGCGGAATCTACGGTCAGCGTCAGGAAGGCGTTCAGATGATTCGTATCAAATTGCCTTATGGAAAAGTGACCAGCGAGCAGTTAAGAAGAATTACAGAAGTGTCTGATAAATATTCTACAGGCCGTCTGCATATTACGACACGTCAAGATATTCAGATTCACTACGTAAGTTTAGACAGAACTCCTGAGCTTTGGGCAGATTTGGCCAAAGACGATATTACGCTTCGTGAAGCTTGCGGAAATACAGTAAGAAACATTACAGGAAGTGAATTGGCAGGTGTAGATGTAAACGAGCCATTTGATGTTTCGCCTTATGCGCACGGACTTTTTCAATATTTGTTAAGAAACCCGATTTGTCAGGAAATGGGACGTAAATTTAAAATTTCGTTCTCCTCTTCAGACGAAGATACTGCCTTGAGCTATTTGCACGATTTAGGATTTATTCCGAAAATTAAAGACGGACAAAAAGGATTTAAAATCATGTTTGGAGGAGGTTTAGGATCTCAACCAGCACACGCTGAATTGCTTTCGGAGTTTGTTCCTGTAAACGAAATTATCCCAACTGCAGAAGGAATCATTCGTATTTTCGACAGACACGGAGAACGTGCAAAAAGAATGAAAGCACGTATGAAATTCTTAATCAAGGAAATGGGGAAAGATGTTTTCCTTGATTTGGTTGAAAAAGAGAAAAAAGCAATCGCTTTTGAAACCTATGAAATTGACACCACTGCTTTTGACGGTCCAATTCCAGAGCCAGTTTTAGAAGTTCCGCAAGTTGCAATCGAAGATGCGGAAGCATACGAAGCTTGGAAAAAATCGAATGTAATCAAGCAGAAGCAAGACGGTTATTATGCCATTGGAATCAAAGTTTTATTAGGAGATTTTTACACAGATAAAGCGAGATTATTAGCTGATTTAATTAAAAATTACGCTGCAAACGAATTACGTTTTTCATTGCGTCAAAATATTGTAATACGTCACGTAAAAGAAGAGAATCTTCCTTTCTTTTATCAAGAATTAGCCAAACTTGACTTTGTTCATTTAGGATATAATTCGGTTGGAGATATTACGGCATGTCCGGGTACTGATACTTGCAACTTGGGGATTGCAAGTAGTACCGGTATTGCAGAAGAATTAGAAAGAGTTTTAAGTGCAGAATATCCACAGTATTTAAACAACCGTGAAATTGAAATTAAGATTTCGGGCTGTATGAATGCGTGCGGACAGCATAATATGTCTGCAATCGGATTTCAAGGAATGTCTATCAACTCGGGAAAACTGGTAGCTCCTGCTTTACAAGTTTTATTGGGTGGAGGAAGATTAGGAAATGGAGAAGGACGTTTTGCCGATAAAGTAATCAAAATTCCAAGCCGTAGAGGACCAGATGCATTGCGTACGATCTTAAATGATTTTGACGCTAATGCGAATGGAGAAAAATTCCTGAA
This genomic interval carries:
- a CDS encoding HEPN domain-containing protein; this translates as MESFRTEIENPVVQKEIIELEKKIHLFRGGKIDDERFRSLRLARGIYGQRQEGVQMIRIKLPYGKVTSEQLRRITEVSDKYSTGRLHITTRQDIQIHYVSLDRTPELWADLAKDDITLREACGNTVRNITGSELAGVDVNEPFDVSPYAHGLFQYLLRNPICQEMGRKFKISFSSSDEDTALSYLHDLGFIPKIKDGQKGFKIMFGGGLGSQPAHAELLSEFVPVNEIIPTAEGIIRIFDRHGERAKRMKARMKFLIKEMGKDVFLDLVEKEKKAIAFETYEIDTTAFDGPIPEPVLEVPQVAIEDAEAYEAWKKSNVIKQKQDGYYAIGIKVLLGDFYTDKARLLADLIKNYAANELRFSLRQNIVIRHVKEENLPFFYQELAKLDFVHLGYNSVGDITACPGTDTCNLGIASSTGIAEELERVLSAEYPQYLNNREIEIKISGCMNACGQHNMSAIGFQGMSINSGKLVAPALQVLLGGGRLGNGEGRFADKVIKIPSRRGPDALRTILNDFDANANGEKFLNYYDAKGEKYFYEILKPLSDVTNLTEADFVDWGNADNYVKAVGVGECAGVVIDLVATLLFEAKEKLILAQESFDEKKWSDAIYHVYAGFVNGAKALLLAENQKTNHHAGIVDLFDTVFIETNKIELNATFKDLVYQINKNEPSEAFAKDYIAQATVFFDKIETFRAQELANA